The DNA window GGCGGTCTTCATTGATCTGGGCGGGTTCGCTCAAGCCGAAGGTGAGCGGCCGGGGTTTACCCGCTGACCGCCAGCTGCCCAGCAGGCGATCCCAGACCGCCAGGCAGGTGCCAAAATTGATGTCGCGGTGCTCCGGGCTGGCCGAATGATGTAGCTGGTGCTGGGCCGGGCTGATAAAGGCTTTTTCTGCCCGGCCAAAGGAGAGAAATATGGGCGAGTGACGCAGGTTGGCGCCCAGGGCATTGAACAGAAAGCCGAGGCAATCCACCCCGAGAATATCGATGCCCGATACCTTGCCTTTAAAGAAGTAAAGAAAGGTTCCGCTGACCACACTGAACACCACCAGGCCCCGCAGGGTATACAGGGTCATTTCGAGGGGGTGGACCCGAAACAGCGTGATGGGTGTGAGGGTGGTGGCGCTGTGGTGGGTGCGATGCAGTCGCCACAACACGGGAACCCGGTGCATGGCCATGTGTAGGGCAAAGCGGCTGAAGTCTTCGACCACGAAGAAGATCAGGGTATAGGCAATGGCAATGCCCGCCAGCGATAGCGGTAGCGAGGGTGCATCGCCAAAGTACGCCTGCAACCAGCTGCCCACGGCGATCGTGCCGGCAAGGTGGCTGCCAAGCAGCGGGACCAGCAACAGCCCTTTGAGCAGGGTGTTACCCACCAGCAGCGCGTAATCGGTGCCGGTGGAACGATTGAACCAGTAGCGCCAGTTGAACAAGGCGCGGCACTGGCTTGTCGGGCTGAACCGGCGCTGCTGCAGACTGACCGTGATCGATGCCATCACCAGCGCCGACAAGATGAACAGCCAAAACAGCCGCCGCCCCGGGTCTG is part of the Spongiibacter taiwanensis genome and encodes:
- a CDS encoding sterol desaturase family protein; the protein is MESLLTALTSPLLIPTDPGRRLFWLFILSALVMASITVSLQQRRFSPTSQCRALFNWRYWFNRSTGTDYALLVGNTLLKGLLLVPLLGSHLAGTIAVGSWLQAYFGDAPSLPLSLAGIAIAYTLIFFVVEDFSRFALHMAMHRVPVLWRLHRTHHSATTLTPITLFRVHPLEMTLYTLRGLVVFSVVSGTFLYFFKGKVSGIDILGVDCLGFLFNALGANLRHSPIFLSFGRAEKAFISPAQHQLHHSASPEHRDINFGTCLAVWDRLLGSWRSAGKPRPLTFGLSEPAQINEDRRSPVTPAPVTPVSINSAA